A DNA window from SAR202 cluster bacterium contains the following coding sequences:
- a CDS encoding MFS transporter, whose product MFLVGGNFLLASSLLWLSGLAEWPSDAAIAAPLLAAGLGGALFEPVAHSVVMGSAPPDRLGTASASIAMGRQAAYAVGVALMGTVFTIRERFYAVEFTNRGYTPTGVNALSIQHAFGDALIVCAVLATGAALVSMLLRPESQGPRRAVSGTVS is encoded by the coding sequence CTTGCGTCTTCGCTACTCTGGCTCAGCGGGCTGGCCGAGTGGCCTTCCGATGCTGCGATAGCCGCCCCGCTTCTGGCGGCCGGGCTGGGGGGTGCGCTCTTTGAGCCTGTAGCCCACAGCGTCGTCATGGGATCGGCGCCGCCGGACAGGCTGGGGACCGCGTCCGCATCCATCGCCATGGGGCGCCAGGCGGCCTACGCTGTGGGCGTGGCGCTCATGGGCACCGTCTTCACTATCAGGGAGCGCTTCTACGCCGTGGAGTTCACGAATCGTGGCTATACGCCAACCGGCGTTAACGCGCTGTCGATTCAGCACGCCTTCGGGGACGCGCTCATCGTTTGCGCTGTCCTTGCAACCGGCGCGGCGCTGGTATCCATGTTGCTGCGACCTGAAAGCCAGGGCCCCCGCCGCGCCGTTTCAGGAACGGTGTCATAG